The proteins below are encoded in one region of Archocentrus centrarchus isolate MPI-CPG fArcCen1 chromosome 13, fArcCen1, whole genome shotgun sequence:
- the LOC115789875 gene encoding uncharacterized protein LOC115789875 isoform X5, whose protein sequence is MQTGSYPLPLYSSIWLTTMRWQCKTCGFRATTRGDLLTHYRLQHRTFETGNSISAEFQRITTVQLEPKFMSGLDLHTPKLLKLFHAKGGALGQRLKIIMEPLENSTCPTVETAREVVLRCLIEYLGEHGEHLIKEFSDTENLEELGQLVVAITVITKDIASTSDSPKEIGVVIEGMEVIRGLGDIARACCLLLGLTYALNLDYPKQLKYTFEVFQKLFLELDASKLSKKVQSLKSKLLA, encoded by the exons ATGCAGACGGGGAGTTACCCTCTACCTCTTTACTCATCTATCTGGTTGACTACG ATGAGATGGCAGTGTAAAACCTGCGGATTCAGAGCAACGACAAGGGGTGATCTTCTGACCCATTACAGGCTACAGCACAGGACATTTGAAACTGGAAATTCG ATCAGTGCTGAATTTCAGAGAATAACCACTGTGCAACTGGAACCCAAATTTATGTCTGggttggaccttcacactcccAAGCTACTGAAGCTGTTTCATGCTAAAGGTGGAGCACTTGGACAAAGACTGAAGATCATAATGGAACCACTGGAG AACTCCACGTGCCCTACGGTTGAGACGGCCAGAGAGGTTGTCCTTCGGTGCCTTATAGAATACCTTGGAGAGCATGGGGAACATCTCATCAAAGAGTTCAGT GACACCGAGAACTTGGAGGAACTTGGACAGCTTGTAGTGGCAATAACTGTGATCACAAAGGACATAGCCTCCACAAGCGACAGCCCAAAGGAAATTGGAGTTGTCATTGAGGGCATGGAAGTCATCAGAGGACTTGGAGATATTGCCAGGGCTTGCTGTCTCCTCTTGGGCTTGACCTATGCACTGAATCTCGACTATCCCAAGCAGTTGAAGTACACCTTTGAGGTATTCCAAAAACTTTTCTTGGAACTGGATGCATCAAAGCTGTCAAAGAAAGTACAGTCCCTCAAGAGCAAACTTCTGGCTTGA
- the LOC115789875 gene encoding uncharacterized protein LOC115789875 isoform X4, which yields MFQTLLAALPLALLPLCVGPFTTQMRWQCKTCGFRATTRGDLLTHYRLQHRTFETGNSISAEFQRITTVQLEPKFMSGLDLHTPKLLKLFHAKGGALGQRLKIIMEPLENSTCPTVETAREVVLRCLIEYLGEHGEHLIKEFSDTENLEELGQLVVAITVITKDIASTSDSPKEIGVVIEGMEVIRGLGDIARACCLLLGLTYALNLDYPKQLKYTFEVFQKLFLELDASKLSKKVQSLKSKLLA from the exons ATGTTCCAAACTCTACTTGCTGCACTTCCGTTAGCTTTACTTCCTCTTTGTGTTGGACCATTTACCACGCAG ATGAGATGGCAGTGTAAAACCTGCGGATTCAGAGCAACGACAAGGGGTGATCTTCTGACCCATTACAGGCTACAGCACAGGACATTTGAAACTGGAAATTCG ATCAGTGCTGAATTTCAGAGAATAACCACTGTGCAACTGGAACCCAAATTTATGTCTGggttggaccttcacactcccAAGCTACTGAAGCTGTTTCATGCTAAAGGTGGAGCACTTGGACAAAGACTGAAGATCATAATGGAACCACTGGAG AACTCCACGTGCCCTACGGTTGAGACGGCCAGAGAGGTTGTCCTTCGGTGCCTTATAGAATACCTTGGAGAGCATGGGGAACATCTCATCAAAGAGTTCAGT GACACCGAGAACTTGGAGGAACTTGGACAGCTTGTAGTGGCAATAACTGTGATCACAAAGGACATAGCCTCCACAAGCGACAGCCCAAAGGAAATTGGAGTTGTCATTGAGGGCATGGAAGTCATCAGAGGACTTGGAGATATTGCCAGGGCTTGCTGTCTCCTCTTGGGCTTGACCTATGCACTGAATCTCGACTATCCCAAGCAGTTGAAGTACACCTTTGAGGTATTCCAAAAACTTTTCTTGGAACTGGATGCATCAAAGCTGTCAAAGAAAGTACAGTCCCTCAAGAGCAAACTTCTGGCTTGA
- the LOC115789875 gene encoding sterile alpha motif domain-containing protein 3-like isoform X1 yields MDPSMLRVIFGHRIEKLTLLSGIPDTVEELNLAVKQTLDINDDFSLQYLDPDFDDFFTLHSTAQIKHKATIKVVTIEPVILNLYPVPHNESCNASVTSEQSFTPASTSSTAQDSPDSCDSCASTIILSPNRSPQRKPWPAEFIIPHFSVETEVVLERANEVYKKDGTLLTYPNIKSDILEKLAQSIYTYTAYPSSLQVLSVAEALIKAHPCLKDPGSSSGLSGWQTSIKYKMANYRTKLRGYGMPDVTCNSLKHKCPDDRKSAKNVKKARRAEVNYLPPYPAGEDEHSLEQAREDLVTESKKKNNEKIVTDKMSKTFALRRHEVINQCPSVQTMKDRWPALFNCSQISAEFQRITTVQLEPKFMSGLDLHTPKLLKLFHAKGGALGQRLKIIMEPLENSTCPTVETAREVVLRCLIEYLGEHGEHLIKEFSDTENLEELGQLVVAITVITKDIASTSDSPKEIGVVIEGMEVIRGLGDIARACCLLLGLTYALNLDYPKQLKYTFEVFQKLFLELDASKLSKKVQSLKSKLLA; encoded by the exons ATGGATCCATCAATGCTCCGGGTGATCTTTGGACACAGGATTGAGAAACTGACTCTTCTGTCTGGAATACCGGATACTGTTGAGGAGCTGAATTTGGCCGTCAAGCAGACATTAGACATCAACGATGACTTCAGCCTGCAGTATTTAGATCCAGATTTTGATGACTTTTTTACTCTCCACTCCACTgctcaaattaaacacaaagccaCAATTAAGGTTGTGACAATCGAACCAGTAATTCTCAATTTGTATCCAGTACCACACAATGAAAGCTGCAACGCAAGTGTGACCTCAGAGCAATCCTTTACTCCAGCCTCCACAAGTTCCACTGCACAGGACTCCCCTGACTCATGTGATTCTTGTGCAAGCACAATCATCCTGTCACCAAACAGAAGCCCACAAAGGAAGCCATGGCCAGCTGAATTCATCATTCCACACTTCTCTGTTGAAACTGAAGTTGTTCTTGAAAGAGCCAATGAAGTTTACAAAAAAGATGGCACACTGCTGACCTATCCAAACATCAAGTCAGACATACTTGAAAAGCTAGCTCAGTCCATTTATACATATACTGCCTATCCATCATCCCTGCAAGTTCTATCTGTTGCTGAAGCACTTATTAAGGCCCACCCATGTCTGAAGGATCCGGGGAGCTCTTCAGGTCTCAGTGGATGGCAGACTagcattaaatacaaaatggcTAACTACAGAACAAAGCTAAGAGGCTATGGTATGCCAGATGTTACATGCAATTCTCTGAAACATAAATGCCCTGATGACAGAAAGTCtgctaaaaatgttaaaaaggcAAGAAGAGCTGAGGTCAATTACCTCCCACCCTACCCAGCAGGTGAAGATGAGCACAGCTTGGAACAAGCAAGGGAAGACCTAGTCACTGagtcaaagaagaagaacaacgAAAAGATAGTCACtgataaaatgagcaaaacattTGCCCTCAGACGACATGAAGTCATCAATCAATGTCCAAGTGTTCAAACCATGAAGGACCGCTGGCCTGCCCTGTTTAATTGTTCTCAA ATCAGTGCTGAATTTCAGAGAATAACCACTGTGCAACTGGAACCCAAATTTATGTCTGggttggaccttcacactcccAAGCTACTGAAGCTGTTTCATGCTAAAGGTGGAGCACTTGGACAAAGACTGAAGATCATAATGGAACCACTGGAG AACTCCACGTGCCCTACGGTTGAGACGGCCAGAGAGGTTGTCCTTCGGTGCCTTATAGAATACCTTGGAGAGCATGGGGAACATCTCATCAAAGAGTTCAGT GACACCGAGAACTTGGAGGAACTTGGACAGCTTGTAGTGGCAATAACTGTGATCACAAAGGACATAGCCTCCACAAGCGACAGCCCAAAGGAAATTGGAGTTGTCATTGAGGGCATGGAAGTCATCAGAGGACTTGGAGATATTGCCAGGGCTTGCTGTCTCCTCTTGGGCTTGACCTATGCACTGAATCTCGACTATCCCAAGCAGTTGAAGTACACCTTTGAGGTATTCCAAAAACTTTTCTTGGAACTGGATGCATCAAAGCTGTCAAAGAAAGTACAGTCCCTCAAGAGCAAACTTCTGGCTTGA
- the LOC115789875 gene encoding uncharacterized protein LOC115789875 isoform X2, translated as MDPSMLRVIFGHRIEKLTLLSGIPDTVEELNLAVKQTLDINDDFSLQYLDPDFDDFFTLHSTAQIKHKATIKVVTIEPVILNLYPVPHNESCNASVTSEQSFTPASTSSTAQDSPDSCDSCASTIILSPNRSPQRKPWPAEFIIPHFSVETEVVLERANEVYKKDGTLLTYPNIKSDILEKLAQSIYTYTAYPSSLQVLSVAEALIKAHPCLKDPGSSSGLSGWQTSIKYKMANYRTKLRGYGMPDVTCNSLKHKCPDDRKSAKNVKKARRAEVNYLPPYPAGEDEHSLEQAREDLVTESKKKNNEKIVTDKMSKTFALRRHEVINQCPSVQTMKDRWPALFNCSQISAEFQRITTVQLEPKFMSGLDLHTPKLLKLFHAKGGALGQRLKIIMEPLENSTCPTVETAREVVLRCLIEYLGEHGEHLIKEFSLQSVESILRSTEVVGCWWINSFWFS; from the exons ATGGATCCATCAATGCTCCGGGTGATCTTTGGACACAGGATTGAGAAACTGACTCTTCTGTCTGGAATACCGGATACTGTTGAGGAGCTGAATTTGGCCGTCAAGCAGACATTAGACATCAACGATGACTTCAGCCTGCAGTATTTAGATCCAGATTTTGATGACTTTTTTACTCTCCACTCCACTgctcaaattaaacacaaagccaCAATTAAGGTTGTGACAATCGAACCAGTAATTCTCAATTTGTATCCAGTACCACACAATGAAAGCTGCAACGCAAGTGTGACCTCAGAGCAATCCTTTACTCCAGCCTCCACAAGTTCCACTGCACAGGACTCCCCTGACTCATGTGATTCTTGTGCAAGCACAATCATCCTGTCACCAAACAGAAGCCCACAAAGGAAGCCATGGCCAGCTGAATTCATCATTCCACACTTCTCTGTTGAAACTGAAGTTGTTCTTGAAAGAGCCAATGAAGTTTACAAAAAAGATGGCACACTGCTGACCTATCCAAACATCAAGTCAGACATACTTGAAAAGCTAGCTCAGTCCATTTATACATATACTGCCTATCCATCATCCCTGCAAGTTCTATCTGTTGCTGAAGCACTTATTAAGGCCCACCCATGTCTGAAGGATCCGGGGAGCTCTTCAGGTCTCAGTGGATGGCAGACTagcattaaatacaaaatggcTAACTACAGAACAAAGCTAAGAGGCTATGGTATGCCAGATGTTACATGCAATTCTCTGAAACATAAATGCCCTGATGACAGAAAGTCtgctaaaaatgttaaaaaggcAAGAAGAGCTGAGGTCAATTACCTCCCACCCTACCCAGCAGGTGAAGATGAGCACAGCTTGGAACAAGCAAGGGAAGACCTAGTCACTGagtcaaagaagaagaacaacgAAAAGATAGTCACtgataaaatgagcaaaacattTGCCCTCAGACGACATGAAGTCATCAATCAATGTCCAAGTGTTCAAACCATGAAGGACCGCTGGCCTGCCCTGTTTAATTGTTCTCAA ATCAGTGCTGAATTTCAGAGAATAACCACTGTGCAACTGGAACCCAAATTTATGTCTGggttggaccttcacactcccAAGCTACTGAAGCTGTTTCATGCTAAAGGTGGAGCACTTGGACAAAGACTGAAGATCATAATGGAACCACTGGAG AACTCCACGTGCCCTACGGTTGAGACGGCCAGAGAGGTTGTCCTTCGGTGCCTTATAGAATACCTTGGAGAGCATGGGGAACATCTCATCAAAGAGTTCAGT CTTCAGTCTGTTGAATCAATTCTAAGGAGCACTGAAGTTGTTGGCTGCTGGTGGATCAACTCCTTCTGGTTTTCATGA
- the LOC115789875 gene encoding uncharacterized protein LOC115789875 isoform X3 → MDPSMLRVIFGHRIEKLTLLSGIPDTVEELNLAVKQTLDINDDFSLQYLDPDFDDFFTLHSTAQIKHKATIKVVTIEPVILNLYPVPHNESCNASVTSEQSFTPASTSSTAQDSPDSCDSCASTIILSPNRSPQRKPWPAEFIIPHFSVETEVVLERANEVYKKDGTLLTYPNIKSDILEKLAQSIYTYTAYPSSLQVLSVAEALIKAHPCLKDPGSSSGLSGWQTSIKYKMANYRTKLRGYGMPDVTCNSLKHKCPDDRKSAKNVKKARRAEVNYLPPYPAGEDEHSLEQAREDLVTESKKKNNEKIVTDKMSKTFALRRHEVINQCPSVQTMKDRWPALFNCSQISAEFQRITTVQLEPKFMSGLDLHTPKLLKLFHAKGGALGQRLKIIMEPLENSTCPTVETAREVVLRCLIEYLGEHGEHLIKEFSNSFSLLNQF, encoded by the exons ATGGATCCATCAATGCTCCGGGTGATCTTTGGACACAGGATTGAGAAACTGACTCTTCTGTCTGGAATACCGGATACTGTTGAGGAGCTGAATTTGGCCGTCAAGCAGACATTAGACATCAACGATGACTTCAGCCTGCAGTATTTAGATCCAGATTTTGATGACTTTTTTACTCTCCACTCCACTgctcaaattaaacacaaagccaCAATTAAGGTTGTGACAATCGAACCAGTAATTCTCAATTTGTATCCAGTACCACACAATGAAAGCTGCAACGCAAGTGTGACCTCAGAGCAATCCTTTACTCCAGCCTCCACAAGTTCCACTGCACAGGACTCCCCTGACTCATGTGATTCTTGTGCAAGCACAATCATCCTGTCACCAAACAGAAGCCCACAAAGGAAGCCATGGCCAGCTGAATTCATCATTCCACACTTCTCTGTTGAAACTGAAGTTGTTCTTGAAAGAGCCAATGAAGTTTACAAAAAAGATGGCACACTGCTGACCTATCCAAACATCAAGTCAGACATACTTGAAAAGCTAGCTCAGTCCATTTATACATATACTGCCTATCCATCATCCCTGCAAGTTCTATCTGTTGCTGAAGCACTTATTAAGGCCCACCCATGTCTGAAGGATCCGGGGAGCTCTTCAGGTCTCAGTGGATGGCAGACTagcattaaatacaaaatggcTAACTACAGAACAAAGCTAAGAGGCTATGGTATGCCAGATGTTACATGCAATTCTCTGAAACATAAATGCCCTGATGACAGAAAGTCtgctaaaaatgttaaaaaggcAAGAAGAGCTGAGGTCAATTACCTCCCACCCTACCCAGCAGGTGAAGATGAGCACAGCTTGGAACAAGCAAGGGAAGACCTAGTCACTGagtcaaagaagaagaacaacgAAAAGATAGTCACtgataaaatgagcaaaacattTGCCCTCAGACGACATGAAGTCATCAATCAATGTCCAAGTGTTCAAACCATGAAGGACCGCTGGCCTGCCCTGTTTAATTGTTCTCAA ATCAGTGCTGAATTTCAGAGAATAACCACTGTGCAACTGGAACCCAAATTTATGTCTGggttggaccttcacactcccAAGCTACTGAAGCTGTTTCATGCTAAAGGTGGAGCACTTGGACAAAGACTGAAGATCATAATGGAACCACTGGAG AACTCCACGTGCCCTACGGTTGAGACGGCCAGAGAGGTTGTCCTTCGGTGCCTTATAGAATACCTTGGAGAGCATGGGGAACATCTCATCAAAGAGTTCAGT AACAGCTTCAGTCTGTTGAATCAATTCTAA